Proteins encoded by one window of Gemmatimonadales bacterium:
- a CDS encoding polysaccharide biosynthesis C-terminal domain-containing protein: MTLARRVAANAATALGLQSGVMLLGLAATAVFVRALGLERYGAWAVLTAVVAYGGILELGLGVSLVRRVAALHAAGDHGALALAVGGTVTATSVLGILGAVVVFVAAGPIAAAIHVPSYLGAEFVAALRVSAVAVWFAVPSAALGAVPTALQRLDAVVALEAAVTSGVLAVQIGVALGGGDLVGLAVVMVLGRVVSLAGRALLARRLLGRLTLRVNLRYPFWAELGRFGALKVVHQLASLLVQHLDRLLVALFLSAGTVAYYAVPLDLAQRLLFVQSNVSLAFYPAACAAAAPSERSTFYFLYERTSRAVAVATFPLAMVLVVFAGPILSLWVGPAVAARSADLLRVLAAAYALMALTAIPSNAADALNRPEISARYSIAGLAINVTLALILIPRLGIIGSGLAILGNVVLQAPWFVRAVTRTIVGAPLWPYALRAIGQPLVPAAIAGAVLVGAVATGLARGPAGLAFAALAGGAAFLVAVRWIGLFNVAEGEVLAELPGGRLLRWLAGSR, encoded by the coding sequence GTGACGCTCGCCAGGCGGGTCGCCGCCAACGCCGCCACGGCGCTGGGCCTCCAGTCCGGCGTGATGCTGCTCGGTCTCGCGGCGACGGCCGTCTTCGTGCGCGCGCTCGGCCTGGAGCGGTACGGTGCGTGGGCGGTGCTCACCGCGGTCGTGGCCTACGGCGGGATTCTGGAGCTCGGCCTCGGCGTGTCGCTGGTGCGCCGCGTGGCCGCGCTCCACGCGGCAGGAGACCACGGGGCGCTCGCCTTGGCCGTGGGCGGCACGGTCACGGCGACGTCGGTGCTGGGGATCCTGGGCGCGGTCGTCGTCTTCGTGGCCGCGGGCCCGATCGCGGCAGCGATCCATGTGCCCTCGTACCTCGGCGCCGAGTTCGTGGCGGCGCTGCGCGTGAGTGCCGTGGCGGTCTGGTTCGCGGTTCCGAGCGCGGCGCTTGGCGCCGTCCCCACGGCTCTCCAGCGGCTGGACGCCGTGGTGGCGCTCGAGGCGGCCGTCACCTCGGGCGTGCTAGCGGTCCAGATCGGCGTCGCCCTCGGAGGCGGAGACCTCGTGGGCTTGGCTGTGGTGATGGTGCTCGGCCGAGTGGTGAGCTTGGCGGGTCGCGCGCTCCTCGCGCGCCGGCTCCTCGGGCGCCTCACCCTTCGGGTGAACCTGCGCTATCCGTTCTGGGCCGAGCTAGGTCGGTTCGGCGCCCTCAAGGTTGTGCATCAGCTCGCGTCCCTGCTGGTGCAGCACCTCGATCGCCTGCTGGTGGCGCTTTTCCTGTCGGCTGGCACCGTGGCCTACTATGCGGTGCCCCTCGACCTCGCCCAGAGGCTCCTCTTCGTGCAGAGCAACGTGTCTCTCGCCTTCTACCCTGCGGCGTGCGCCGCGGCCGCGCCGTCGGAGCGGTCCACGTTCTACTTCCTCTACGAGCGCACCAGCCGCGCGGTGGCGGTGGCGACCTTCCCGCTGGCGATGGTGCTGGTGGTCTTCGCGGGCCCTATCCTCTCGCTCTGGGTCGGTCCCGCAGTGGCCGCCCGGAGCGCGGACCTGCTCCGCGTGCTCGCCGCCGCCTACGCGCTGATGGCGCTGACGGCCATTCCATCCAATGCCGCGGACGCGCTCAACCGCCCTGAGATCTCTGCACGCTACAGCATCGCGGGACTCGCCATAAACGTGACGCTCGCGCTCATCCTGATCCCGCGCCTCGGCATCATCGGCTCGGGGCTGGCGATCCTCGGTAACGTGGTGCTGCAGGCGCCGTGGTTTGTGCGCGCGGTGACCCGCACGATAGTGGGTGCGCCGCTCTGGCCGTACGCGTTGCGGGCGATCGGGCAGCCGTTGGTGCCCGCGGCCATCGCTGGCGCCGTCCTCGTGGGAGCGGTCGCGACCGGGCTCGCGCGCGGGCCGGCCGGCCTCGCGTTCGCGGCGTTGGCCGGAGGGGCGGCGTTTCTGGTCGCGGTGCGGTGGATCGGCCTGTTCAATGTCGCGGAGGGCGAGGTCCTGGCCGAGCTGCCGGGTGGCCGGCTGCTCCGCTGGCTTGCTGGAAGCCGATGA